DNA sequence from the Anaerosporomusa subterranea genome:
TTCCCAGTCTGGCGGACGCGTTAACCGCATCGCTCTGGTTGTCGACATTCGCGGCGGCGAGTTTTTTGATATGCTGGTACAAGTTCTTGAAGACATGGAAAAATTGGGCTACTTCTATGAAATATTGTTCCTCGAAGCATCTGATGAAACGTTGATTCGTCGCTATAAAGAAACCCGCCGCCGCCATCCAATGGCGCCCGATGGACGTGTGAGTGAAGGAATTTGCCTGGAGCGGGAACGCTTGGAGAGAATTCGGGGCCGTGCTAATCACATTATTGATACCTCGGATATGTCAACCACTCAATTGAAAGACAAAATTACGGCTCTGTTTGTCGATGATTCTACGCAAGAACGAATGACGATTAATGTGGTTTCCTTCGGTTTTAAACATGGGATACCGCTTGATGCAGACATGGTATTTGATGTTCGATTTTTACCCAATCCGTTTTATGTTGAATCGCTGCGTCGTCATAGCGGACAGGAAGCGCCAGTACGCGAATATATTTGGAAATGGCCGATTACCCAACAATTTCTCGAGAAGCTGCAGAGCTTGTTGGATTTTCTAGCGCCGAACTTCGTTAAAGAAGGGAAGAGTCAATTGGTTATTGCAATTGGCTGCACTGGCGGCATGCACCGATCGGTGTTTGTGGCAGAGCAGATATATACGAATCTTAAAGCCAAAGGCTACAAGGTCAACCTCGAACACCGGGATATTAAGCATAACTTGACTGAGGTGTAGTATGCGGCCGCATTTTAAGTGGCTAGCTCCGGGCATGAATCTGAAGCGTTGGCTGCTTCTGTTTGCGCTGGGAGTTTTGCTCTTCAGCCTCGGATTAGCAATTGTTTTTAATTATCAATATATCGGCATGTTGGAAAATGCCATTTTTCTTTGGGTTTATCGCCTCACTGGGCAATACCTGTCAACAGGAATGATCCTCGTCGGCATGGGCATTGTCACCGCTGGCGTTGTCACGATGGCTTATGCAACGCGAAAGTTGATTCTTTCGATTATTAGCGTGCTGCTGCCGGAAGGATCAAATGGCCTAATTAACCTGATTTACGAAAAACGTCGGCTAAATCGGGGGCCGTCGGTTGTTGTCCTCGGCGGTGGTACGGGGCTTTCGGTGTTGCTCAGAGGGATCAAAAAGGCAACAGATAATATTACGGCTATTGTCACGGTTGGCGACGATGGCGGCTCGTCCGGACGTATTCGCAGTGATCTTGGCATGATTCCACCAGGCGATTTGCGACGCTGTTTGGTCGCGTTGGCTGATACTGAACCGATGATGGAAAAACTGTTTGAACACCGCTTCGGCGGCAATGGCGGCTTAGCTGGCCACAACTTTGGCAATTTGTTCATTGCGGCGATGAATGAAGTACAAGGCGATGTCGAACTGGCTCTCCAAGCATCAAGCAAGGTACTGGCTGTCCGTGGTCAGGTTTTGCCTGCCACAACCGAGGCGATCCGTCTTTCGGCCACTATGTGTGACGGCAGCGTAATCGAAGGTGAATCCAACATTCCGCTCTGTGGCAAATGCATTGACCATGTGGGGATATTGCCTGAAGATGTTTTGCCAGTTCCTAGCGCAGTGGCGGCAATCCGTGAAGCAGATGCCTGTATTCTCGGGCCAGGCAGTCTGTATACGAGCGTTTTGCCGAATTTGCTGGTTAGGGGAATCGCTGACGAGCTTAGACGAACCAAGGCAGTCAAAATCTATATATGCAATGTGATGACCCAGCCGGGAGAAACTGACGGCTATAGTGCTTCACGGCATGTGAAGGCAATTCTCGATCATGTCGGGCCTGGTGTGATCGATTATGTGGTTGTTAATGCGCAAACCGTAGCACCTGTGTTGCGGGATAGATATGCCACTCAAGGCGCCGTTCCCGTCGAAGCAGACATTGAGGCGATTGAAGCATTAGGCGTTAGAGCAGTCAAGGCAAATATTATTAATGAGACTGATTTAGTGAGACATGATCCTGAGCGGCTGTCCCACACGATCATGGATATGGTAGTCAAGTTGGGCGGAAAGTCTGAACGCGTTCGACTGTTAGATTACTATTTGCAGGAAGAAGAAGGGCGTCAGAGGTGATGAGGATTGTCCTTTTCCATTGAGGTTCGCAATGAATTGGCGCGAATACTAGACGATGGTAAATGCTGCAGCACAGCAGAGCTGACAGCTTTATTGCGTATGGGTGGAACTTTGCTGATCATAGGCTCAGGCGTGCCTGGTCTGAGCTTTTCTACCGAAAATGCGGCAGTCGCTCGCAAGGCTCTTACTCTGATTCGGCAGGAATTTTCTGTGGCTGCTGAGGTTGTGGTTACTAGGGCACGCAGGCTACAGAAGCGCAACACCTATAAAATTCGGATCATTCCCTCACCAGCAGTGGCAGAACTATTGACTTCGCTTGGTATCCTGGCGGGCGGTGGCTGGGCTGGCGATGATTCAGCTTTACTACGGAAGCCTTGCTGTCGGCGGGCATATCTGCGCGGCGCTTTCCTAGGCGGTGGCTCGGTGAATAAGCCTGAGGGAGATTATCACCTGGAACTGGTAACAGCGAATGAGACTTTTGCGAAAACCTTATATAAGCTCTTGAGAGCGCAGCATTTGCCAGCTGGCATAACAGAGCGCAAGCATGATTCTGTCGTATACCTGAAAGATGGTGACGCTATTAGCGCCTTTCTTGGCCTGGTTGGCGCATATCAGGCAGTAATGAAATTTGAAAATGTGCGGGTTGTCAAGGATATGCGAAACCAAGTGAATCGCTTGGTCAACTGCGAAACTGCTAATTTGCAGAAAACTGTTAACGCCGCAGGTCGCCAGCTTGATGCAATCCGTCTTATTGATCAAACGGTCGGGATTGATAATTTGCCGAACGCTTTGCGGGAAACGGCTAAGCTAAGGCTAGAGTTTCCTGAAGCTACTTTGCAGGAATTGGTCGACGTATCTCGTGGAAAACTAGGCAAGTCAGGCATTAATCACCGATTGCGCAAACTTGAAGAAATTGCCATAGAAATTAAAGCGGGGGATAACAGTGAAACGTAGTCTACTGGTGCTGTTTGCTCTTGCGTTGCTGATAGGCTGGTTGCTTCGCCCGATTGACGGAGTTTCCATCCTCGCTTACCATAGGGTTCGTGAAGATGGGGAAAGATACAGTGTCAGTCCACAACAGTTTAGCGAGCAGATGCAATTTCTCCAACAGCATGGTTACACAGCCATCTCGATGGCCGAGATGGCTGATGCATTTTCTGGCAGCAAGACGCTGCCGCCTAAGCCAATTGTCATTACGTTTGATGACGGTTATGCCGATAATTTATTGACCGCCTTACCGATCTTGGAAAATTATGGAATGAAGGCGACAGTGTTCATTATTGCCGGCAGTGTAGGCCAGCCTGATTATCTCAACTGGGATCAGGCCACTGAACTGCTGCGCCGCGGTGTTGAAATCGGCTCTCATACAGTTAGTCATGCTGCTTTGAGTCAAGTCACTGATGCGCAGAAGCAAGAGGAAATCGTGCAATCAAAAGTCCTGCTAGAGGGCCAGCTAGGTAAGCCGGTGGAATTTTTGGCATATCCATTTGGTCAATTTGATCCCTCTTTATTTCCTTTGCTACAGCAGGCCGGTTATAGCGGTGCTTGCACCGGTATTGCTGGACTGAATTTTGCCGATGATCCGCCCTATCGCTGGAAGCGGGTCAGTGTGCCACGCCCTAAGTTTGGCATGTTGGAATTTAGGCTTAGATTATTGCGTGCGCAATTAGTTAGCTGGTGAATTAGAGAAGAGCTGAGGTACCATTCCACGGAGGCACGGAGTGGTGACGATGAGGGCACGGAGGTTACAATGTTTGAGCCAGCAA
Encoded proteins:
- a CDS encoding polysaccharide deacetylase family protein; the protein is MKRSLLVLFALALLIGWLLRPIDGVSILAYHRVREDGERYSVSPQQFSEQMQFLQQHGYTAISMAEMADAFSGSKTLPPKPIVITFDDGYADNLLTALPILENYGMKATVFIIAGSVGQPDYLNWDQATELLRRGVEIGSHTVSHAALSQVTDAQKQEEIVQSKVLLEGQLGKPVEFLAYPFGQFDPSLFPLLQQAGYSGACTGIAGLNFADDPPYRWKRVSVPRPKFGMLEFRLRLLRAQLVSW
- the rapZ gene encoding RNase adapter RapZ; the protein is MEPFRLVIVTGMSGAGKTQVMRSLEDLGYFCVDNLPPTLIPKFAEICSQSGGRVNRIALVVDIRGGEFFDMLVQVLEDMEKLGYFYEILFLEASDETLIRRYKETRRRHPMAPDGRVSEGICLERERLERIRGRANHIIDTSDMSTTQLKDKITALFVDDSTQERMTINVVSFGFKHGIPLDADMVFDVRFLPNPFYVESLRRHSGQEAPVREYIWKWPITQQFLEKLQSLLDFLAPNFVKEGKSQLVIAIGCTGGMHRSVFVAEQIYTNLKAKGYKVNLEHRDIKHNLTEV
- the whiA gene encoding DNA-binding protein WhiA — translated: MSFSIEVRNELARILDDGKCCSTAELTALLRMGGTLLIIGSGVPGLSFSTENAAVARKALTLIRQEFSVAAEVVVTRARRLQKRNTYKIRIIPSPAVAELLTSLGILAGGGWAGDDSALLRKPCCRRAYLRGAFLGGGSVNKPEGDYHLELVTANETFAKTLYKLLRAQHLPAGITERKHDSVVYLKDGDAISAFLGLVGAYQAVMKFENVRVVKDMRNQVNRLVNCETANLQKTVNAAGRQLDAIRLIDQTVGIDNLPNALRETAKLRLEFPEATLQELVDVSRGKLGKSGINHRLRKLEEIAIEIKAGDNSET
- a CDS encoding gluconeogenesis factor YvcK family protein, with protein sequence MRPHFKWLAPGMNLKRWLLLFALGVLLFSLGLAIVFNYQYIGMLENAIFLWVYRLTGQYLSTGMILVGMGIVTAGVVTMAYATRKLILSIISVLLPEGSNGLINLIYEKRRLNRGPSVVVLGGGTGLSVLLRGIKKATDNITAIVTVGDDGGSSGRIRSDLGMIPPGDLRRCLVALADTEPMMEKLFEHRFGGNGGLAGHNFGNLFIAAMNEVQGDVELALQASSKVLAVRGQVLPATTEAIRLSATMCDGSVIEGESNIPLCGKCIDHVGILPEDVLPVPSAVAAIREADACILGPGSLYTSVLPNLLVRGIADELRRTKAVKIYICNVMTQPGETDGYSASRHVKAILDHVGPGVIDYVVVNAQTVAPVLRDRYATQGAVPVEADIEAIEALGVRAVKANIINETDLVRHDPERLSHTIMDMVVKLGGKSERVRLLDYYLQEEEGRQR